Below is a genomic region from Canis lupus familiaris isolate Mischka breed German Shepherd chromosome 25, alternate assembly UU_Cfam_GSD_1.0, whole genome shotgun sequence.
AACCCAAGCAACTGGATTGCCCTGGGCTGCAGTTTTCCAATGGCTGCCACAATTTTGACCGGCTTtcctctgttgtgtgtgtgtctcctgctGACATCTGGCTTTGCTGAGGCAGGCAAGCTGCTGGTAGTACCCATGGATGGGAGCCACTGGTTTACCATGCGTTTGGTTGTGGAGCAACTCATCCAAAGAGGGCATGAGTTGGTTTTAATCATACCAGAGGTGAGTTGGCAACTGGGAAAATCCTCCAATTTTACGGTGAAGACTTATTCCACAACTTACAATCTGGAGGAGTTGAATCAGATGTTCAAGAATTTCTCTTATTCTCAGTGGAAAACTCAGCAGCAAAGCTCACTTTTTTTGGTCTTAAGTCCATTAAAAGACAGTCTTGAACACCTTTTTTTACATTGTAAGAATTTGTTTAGTGATCCAAAATTAGTAGAATACATAAAGGAGAGTTCTTTTGATGCAGTGTTTCTGGATCCTTTTGATGTGTGTGGCTTAATTGTAGCCAAGTATTTTTCACTCCCATCCGTGGGCTTCACAAGGAGATTGTATTGCCATTATCTTGAAGAAGCCACACAGTGCCCCAGTTCTCCTTCTTATGTTCCTAGACCTTTCTCCATATTGTCAGATGTCAtgagtttcagagagagagtgaggaatcACATCTTCCACCTGGAGGAACATTTATTTtgccactattttttaaaaactgctttggaAGTTGCATCTGAGATCCTCCAAAAGGCTGTCACACCTTATGATCTCTATAGCCATATGTCGATTTGGCTGTTAAGAACTGACTTTGTTTTTGACTATCCCAAACCTGTGATGCCCAACATGGTCTTCATTGGAGGCATCAACTGCCAGGAGGGAAAGCCATTGCCAAAGGTAAGTTA
It encodes:
- the LOC119865859 gene encoding UDP-glucuronosyltransferase 1A9-like; protein product: MAATILTGFPLLCVCLLLTSGFAEAGKLLVVPMDGSHWFTMRLVVEQLIQRGHELVLIIPEVSWQLGKSSNFTVKTYSTTYNLEELNQMFKNFSYSQWKTQQQSSLFLVLSPLKDSLEHLFLHCKNLFSDPKLVEYIKESSFDAVFLDPFDVCGLIVAKYFSLPSVGFTRRLYCHYLEEATQCPSSPSYVPRPFSILSDVMSFRERVRNHIFHLEEHLFCHYFLKTALEVASEILQKAVTPYDLYSHMSIWLLRTDFVFDYPKPVMPNMVFIGGINCQEGKPLPKVSYLFFA